A window of Hordeum vulgare subsp. vulgare chromosome 5H, MorexV3_pseudomolecules_assembly, whole genome shotgun sequence genomic DNA:
aagatggtcctctGGCCAACGAGTACAACTCATCTTTAACAGTGTTGTCAACCATGGGAGGTGTTTTCAACCAACTGCCGAaggtcctgatgtgttcacatgtaatccagtcgtcacactgctccgggtgtttggagcgcagaatattctcgtgttcatcgacatacggggtcaccaaggtagaattgtgtagaactgagtAGTGTGTTTGAGCCCAAGAATGTCTGTCCATACATATTATTGAGCACGcttctagtgtgccttttccagccAGTCTCCCTCATACCgtgattgagggagaccaatcttttTAAGGtcgggaatgaagtcaacacaaaacccaatgacctcctctgtttgatggcccgtgGAGATGCTTCGTTCTAGCCTAGCatagttacgaacatatttctttaagactcccatgaacctttcaaagggtaacatatttctttaagaacacctttatagtcacccagtaacgttacgacgtttgatacacacaaggtatttctccggtgttcggaagttgcatgatctcgtggtcatatgaacagatacattgacatgcagaaaatagtagcaataaactgacatgatcatatgctacgtttatagtttgggtctggtccatcacatcattctcctatgatgtgatcccgttatcaagtgacaacacttgtctatggccaggaaaccttgaccatatttgatcaacgagctagtcaactagaggctcactagggacagtgtgttgtctatgtatccacacatgtatttgagtttccaatcaatacaattctagcatggttaataaacgattatcatgaacaaggaaatataataataaccaatttattattgcctctagggcatatttccaacaggatgtGCGGGTGGTGCCAGGGGCGCTGGTGGTAAACGTGGGTGACTTTCTCCAGCTCGTGTCCAATGAATGGTTACAAAACATGTTGCACCGATGGATGTGTGTCCTCGGATCTCGATGTCCTTCTTCTTATGGGCCAACACCATAGTGTGCACGGCGGTGATCACGAGTGGTCCGACACGGTACAAGACCGTGACGACGGAGGATCTGCTCGGGTCGTCGAGGGTGTAGAACCGACTCAATGCCCTAAGGGTCTAGCGAGTTCTCCTCCCCGCCTCTAGCTAGCTGGTGCTCCTAACCACAACTTTATTAGATAAATCAACACTATTGTTGAATTAGCTACTGTACTGACTTTGTTTAATTTGCGCTGCTCCGGTAAAGAGGTGTAGTATTAAACCCTTCTTGCTTGCTGATATTAGGGAGAAATGCTGATAGTgtgacttctgaaattttacacaaatatgttgcgatttatttcGAGCCTCGCACCAGCAGCTGAAGGACATCGTGAATATCCAAATGAAGGGCGTCTCTCTAGTCACGCCACATTGGATGTAATTTCATCGGAATCATATGACCCAGTAAGTATATTGGATCTTCTTCCAGTGTGTGGTAATAACTAACCACTATACTACGGTACGAGGCCTATAAAGAGGTGTGTCGAGAAGAATATAATCACAGTCATCTGCAAGATTCTCGTCAATGGGGAAGCCGATGAAGGGTTGAAGTACCAAGTGACAAAGAATGAAAGCACGACAGACTCGTGCAGCAATccttaggcctcgtttggttaagggggattggggaggttttgagaggaaaatccccgggagagccagaaaccccacagatccccgagcgcccatttggtaggaggggtttgcttagcccaatcccctccgttccccttcaatcccttcctatccatgtgtttcaaaaccctcctcggaggactagtggaagcaaagccccggggatttgagaggattgggtggaacaaaggaattcacccaatcccctgaaacccctccctctcaaaacctctccaatcccccttaaccaaacgaggccttaaaCTAGTTCAAACGCAGGATGGCTGTTGCTTTTTTTTTTTTCTGTGTAACATAGCTTTGGATAGCTTTTTTTCTAAAGTTGCAAGACGAAGTAGACATCATAAATGAATCTGTAGAGATGAAGGGTTCAATCTAACATCAGTCTGTGGAGATGAAGGGCTCAATCTTACATCAATGAAGGGCTTAATCTCATGATATCAAACTCAAATGCAAGTAGAGAAAGTTGTGGTAATCATGCTAATCGATCATGAGAATCTATAGGCACAACAGATACCAAATGGAACAATGTTTTACATAGCTTTAAGAGAAATCGCAAACAGAGATACCACTGGGATTCTAAACTGTCAATCACACAGAGGGGCATGTTGCTTCTACTTATTCAAAACCATCCAGGTGTTAAAAATATTCCAAGCCAGCGATTCGCAAATCTTCGCATGGAATAAAATAACAGCGATACCGTATACTACATATTCTCACAAGTATTAGCTACAGAAAAAAAGGACCGGATAGCTCAGCCAGGTTCAAGAGCacaaatgcggtcaaaacagtaGCTTCATCACAAGTTCTTGAACGCAGACTCGTTAGGGAGCTTAGGCGTGAGCCTCTCCAGCAAGGCCTTGTTGGAGAAGTGATCAGCGTCGACGAAGTAGAAGTTCCCTTCGGCCCTGAAGGTGACGAAAGGCCGGTTAGTCTCTGCAGGCCTGATGTCAGCAAACTTGATCGTCTTCTTGAGGGGTGTAGCCAGCCACGACATTATCTCTGCCTCGAAGCTGTCTGAACCCTGTCGCCACCTCAGCTTGTGGATGTACGGGCTCACGAACCAGTGCAGGGCTGCGGTCGTGGTGGCGCTGAGGAAGATCACGGTGGATGCGACTCCTCCCTTGAGGATCACATTCATGTCGGGCGAGGTCATGAATGTAATCACAGGGCCTAGCGACACGGAGAGGCAGCAGGTGGACAGGGACAGAAGCTTCACTTTCTTGATGGTTGATGATATTGGTCCTTGATAAACCAGTCCATCATCCTTGTCGTCCTCCTTGATCTGCTTGGATTTGGGCCCAATGCTTATCTTGCCGCCACTGGGGTCAGTTTCTTTGACAGCAGTGGATTGAGAAGCCCATCTTGTCTGGCTGTACAGAGAACCCATTGAGCCAAAGCTATCCTCTTTTGCAAGAGGATTAGGCTTGCATGTTGAGAAATGCCTCCATGTTGCAGATCCAGGAACCTGAAAATCTGGCAAAGCAAAGGGCAATGAGCTATTTACGCATGGTTCCAGCGATATATGCAAGAGAGTACCAAGATTTACTTTGGTTATCCAACGGATGCACGTTGACACATTAAACATGTCGATTTCATAGCTACACACTTTTTATCTTCAATTCAGGACGCTACACATTTCACCGCAACGCATAAGGGGAAATGGCACATGCCGGAATTTCAAGACATTCATGCACACATTCCAACAAGGAAACACACACTTCAAAACAGTAGAATATTTACTAGCTGTGTTTGCCAAAATGCAACTAATGTAATAATGAAACAAGACAAGAGATGCTGCTGATAAGGGCCTCCATTTGGAATAGTACTGGAAGATAACAAAAAATATGTGGAAGTGGAGCATTACTCTACAGAAAGACAACACAATGTAAAAAAGTGCAACTCTATCTACAACGAATGGCAATGGACAGTCCTTAACAATTTTGCTACTACCTCTGtaccaaaatataagacatttttgtAGGCTAAACGCCTataaaaacatcttatattttgataAGGAGGGAGTACCTAACAAATTCTCAGGTTATACACAGAACGGTGCCACATAATGCGGCAATCAGTCAGATAACATCAGCAGTTGAGATACAGTGCTCCTACTACCTAACCTAACAACGAAATCTattaccatacagcagaagcgtaacATCTGTTGTGCAACCCTCATTCATATTTCCTCAGGACACAGAAATACAAAGCCATACATGTTATGATGATAGACCAGTGAAAGGGAAAACAGCACGTTAGCCATACATCACGATTCGGGGCACATTCAGACACATAACTGCGGCATTCACATAC
This region includes:
- the LOC123395182 gene encoding uncharacterized protein LOC123395182; translation: MATATATARLRSASAFSLRGILLRRSSAAASAPPRAVSDFQVPGSATWRHFSTCKPNPLAKEDSFGSMGSLYSQTRWASQSTAVKETDPSGGKISIGPKSKQIKEDDKDDGLVYQGPISSTIKKVKLLSLSTCCLSVSLGPVITFMTSPDMNVILKGGVASTVIFLSATTTAALHWFVSPYIHKLRWRQGSDSFEAEIMSWLATPLKKTIKFADIRPAETNRPFVTFRAEGNFYFVDADHFSNKALLERLTPKLPNESAFKNL